The Lysinibacillus pakistanensis genome includes a window with the following:
- a CDS encoding MFS transporter, protein MRKINSLLIFILAIGVFGIITTEMSIVGVLPQIAQKFEVSTAQAGLLVSIFALVVAISGPFLILLVSGINRKILLLTTIFIFVISNIFYAYTTHFEVMLIFRIIPAALHPLFFSIALVTAANLVHPEKSSRAVTKVFMGITVGFALGVPLTSYLAEQFSLEIAFLFGAIVNAVAFIGILILLPSMPVKEKMSFGKQVGILRKTELWINIGAVVFIFAAMFSVYSYFAEYLAKVTQMNGSLISIMLLIFGVIMILGNSLFGFLLQRNMLKTVISFPVLYLFVYLFVYYLGSYLVPMIFMVFIWGIVHSGGLIISQAWLISEAKEAPEFGNSLFVSFSNLGITLGTSFGGWFISQLGIHQLIWSGIIFSLFSFVLILIKIKLFNSSILSPSN, encoded by the coding sequence ATGCGAAAAATAAATTCTTTACTTATTTTTATACTAGCAATAGGTGTATTTGGAATTATTACAACAGAAATGAGTATTGTCGGAGTATTACCACAAATAGCTCAAAAATTTGAGGTTTCAACCGCACAAGCAGGTTTGTTAGTAAGTATATTTGCTCTAGTTGTTGCTATCTCTGGGCCATTTTTAATATTACTTGTGTCTGGGATTAATCGTAAGATACTTTTATTAACAACAATATTTATATTTGTTATTTCTAATATTTTTTATGCTTATACGACACATTTTGAAGTTATGCTTATTTTTCGTATTATACCTGCGGCACTTCACCCTCTATTCTTTTCAATAGCTCTTGTAACTGCAGCTAATCTTGTTCATCCAGAAAAAAGCAGTCGAGCAGTTACCAAAGTTTTCATGGGAATTACGGTTGGCTTTGCTTTAGGTGTACCATTAACTTCTTATCTTGCAGAACAGTTTTCACTAGAAATTGCTTTCTTGTTTGGAGCGATTGTAAATGCTGTAGCCTTTATAGGAATATTAATTTTGCTACCTTCTATGCCTGTTAAAGAAAAAATGTCTTTTGGCAAGCAAGTCGGTATATTACGAAAAACAGAATTATGGATAAATATAGGAGCTGTTGTATTTATTTTTGCAGCTATGTTTTCTGTTTACAGTTATTTTGCTGAATACCTTGCAAAAGTCACTCAAATGAATGGCTCCTTGATTAGTATTATGTTGCTAATATTTGGTGTAATTATGATTTTAGGTAATTCTTTATTTGGATTTCTTTTACAAAGAAACATGTTGAAAACTGTAATATCTTTTCCGGTACTATATTTATTCGTTTACTTATTCGTTTATTATTTAGGTTCTTATTTAGTTCCAATGATTTTTATGGTATTCATTTGGGGAATCGTACATTCTGGCGGTTTAATTATTAGTCAGGCATGGTTAATAAGTGAAGCTAAAGAAGCTCCTGAATTTGGTAATAGCCTATTTGTTTCATTTTCAAATCTTGGAATTACTTTAGGAACATCTTTTGGCGGTTGGTTTATTTCTCAATTAGGAATTCATCAACTTATTTGGAGCGGCATTATTTTTTCACTATTTTCTTTTGTATTGATATTAATAAAAATAAAACTTTTCAACTCTAGTATTCTATCGCCATCAAATTAA
- a CDS encoding AAA family ATPase, producing MLVDFRVKNCLSYKDETLFSMVAGSRIRKLKDSHTIQLDAFRLVKSAFIFGPNGSGKSNLFTAIKVLRTLLFNFENLNNVKQLRLPYQPFKLGGQQEQPTEFMISLLLDGILYDYEVQYNATQVLYESLTKTTKSTKEQLFSRQWDGAEYSYETAQHTALELTKYTRNNTAFLSVLNVFNDPDATKIFDWFLHKILFLDEANRLSSHPLIRKLEEEPFKREVIKLLKIADFSIQDVTARRVERREKNTIGYEFDSPEVIQEVDIDLHYLSFDEAGAPIGTETINWTMDSKGTVRMLHLACVMVDAYNKGKTIFIDEFDTAFHVSICEFLMAIMNSKRNVCNQFVVTSHEIDLLDQPLRSDQIWFVNKSFKNESELYSLFDFADLQKKRGDISYAKRYLKGEFGATPVINEYLSDQYLGEVEVSEQ from the coding sequence ATGCTTGTAGATTTTAGAGTGAAAAATTGTTTAAGTTATAAAGATGAAACACTATTTTCAATGGTAGCGGGAAGCCGCATTCGAAAATTAAAGGACTCACATACTATTCAGCTGGACGCCTTTCGACTTGTAAAAAGTGCCTTTATTTTCGGACCAAATGGCAGTGGAAAATCGAATTTGTTTACAGCTATTAAAGTGTTGCGTACGTTATTGTTTAATTTCGAAAACCTTAATAATGTTAAACAACTTCGCTTGCCCTACCAACCATTTAAGCTCGGGGGACAGCAAGAACAGCCAACTGAGTTTATGATTTCATTATTATTAGATGGGATTCTATATGATTATGAGGTACAGTATAATGCTACACAGGTGCTTTATGAGAGTCTTACGAAGACAACGAAGTCCACAAAGGAGCAGCTCTTTAGTAGACAGTGGGATGGGGCAGAATATTCATATGAAACGGCTCAACACACTGCTCTTGAATTGACAAAATATACGAGGAATAATACCGCTTTTTTGTCTGTCTTAAATGTATTTAATGATCCTGATGCGACGAAAATATTTGATTGGTTTTTACATAAAATTCTGTTCTTAGATGAGGCTAATCGGTTATCAAGTCACCCTCTTATTCGTAAACTTGAAGAGGAGCCATTTAAGAGAGAGGTAATTAAGCTACTAAAAATTGCTGATTTTTCTATTCAGGATGTAACAGCTAGACGAGTTGAACGTAGAGAGAAAAATACTATTGGCTATGAATTTGACTCACCCGAAGTTATCCAAGAGGTTGATATTGATTTGCACTATTTATCGTTTGATGAAGCAGGTGCACCAATTGGAACAGAGACCATTAATTGGACGATGGATTCAAAGGGAACTGTTCGAATGCTACATTTAGCGTGTGTTATGGTCGATGCATACAATAAAGGAAAGACTATTTTTATCGATGAATTTGATACAGCCTTTCATGTATCCATTTGCGAATTTTTAATGGCCATCATGAACAGTAAGAGAAATGTCTGCAATCAATTTGTTGTCACTAGCCATGAAATTGATTTACTAGACCAGCCACTCCGTTCTGATCAAATTTGGTTTGTCAATAAAAGCTTTAAAAATGAATCAGAATTATACTCCTTATTTGATTTTGCGGATTTGCAGAAGAAGCGTGGAGATATTTCCTATGCAAAGCGTTATTTAAAAGGGGAGTTTGGTGCGACACCAGTTATTAATGAATATTTATCAGATCAATATTTAGGTGAAGTGGAGGTATCTGAGCAGTGA
- a CDS encoding RloB family protein: MRVRQQGNRTLRKTILIYCEGETERIYFEQMRILKRSKMVSVKIKNVKRSAIKLAQHAYRDSSYQYFDEVWIVFDKDDLTERQLEEVNDFCEEKNIHIAYTNEAFELWLLLHFEEVDITEKYPRAVLNDKMEQHLGVSRYFRHKADESVIAPIALRHEIAIKNCTDMMAFRGTQSRDNPYCNIHEMIKYIF, encoded by the coding sequence GTGAGAGTACGTCAACAAGGGAATCGAACACTGCGTAAAACCATTTTAATTTATTGTGAAGGTGAAACAGAGCGCATTTATTTTGAGCAAATGCGTATTTTAAAGCGCTCTAAAATGGTAAGTGTCAAAATAAAAAATGTTAAGCGTTCAGCAATTAAGCTAGCCCAGCATGCCTATCGAGATTCTAGCTATCAATATTTTGATGAGGTGTGGATTGTGTTTGATAAGGATGATTTAACGGAAAGGCAATTAGAGGAAGTTAATGATTTTTGTGAGGAGAAAAACATTCACATCGCTTACACAAATGAAGCATTTGAACTATGGCTACTCTTGCATTTTGAGGAGGTCGATATTACAGAAAAGTATCCTCGTGCTGTATTAAATGACAAAATGGAGCAGCACCTAGGTGTCTCCCGCTATTTTCGCCATAAGGCGGACGAGTCAGTTATTGCACCCATCGCATTGCGTCATGAGATTGCGATAAAAAATTGCACAGATATGATGGCCTTTCGGGGAACACAAAGTCGTGACAATCCATATTGCAATATACATGAAATGATAAAATACATATTTTAA
- a CDS encoding ABC transporter ATP-binding protein, with protein sequence MTAPLISIQQVSKKFIEQEVLNQISLDIQKGEIIAILGKSGCGKSTLLNLVGGFEQPTTGQVLLDNQIVTKASKRCIMLMQNYGLLPWRSAQKNVELALEGEALSKIERQQRAQHYLKLVGLEDRLSALPSELSGGMQQRVAIARALAIHPEVILMDEPFAALDTFTRYYLQDELLAIQKEERTTILLVTHDIDEAIYLADRIFIMSPNPGRIHREIHVRSTKPRDRADSEFQHFREVIFNEFHFTQPQDTIEYNI encoded by the coding sequence ATGACAGCACCGTTAATTTCTATCCAGCAGGTGAGTAAAAAATTTATCGAACAAGAAGTACTTAATCAAATTTCATTGGATATTCAAAAGGGTGAAATAATCGCCATTTTAGGTAAAAGTGGTTGTGGTAAAAGTACACTTTTAAATTTAGTTGGAGGCTTTGAACAACCAACAACTGGACAAGTGTTGCTTGATAATCAAATCGTAACTAAGGCAAGTAAACGTTGCATTATGCTGATGCAAAATTATGGGTTACTTCCTTGGCGATCTGCCCAAAAAAATGTGGAATTGGCTTTAGAAGGGGAGGCATTGTCCAAGATAGAGCGTCAGCAGCGTGCCCAACACTATCTCAAGCTTGTAGGTTTAGAAGATCGTCTTTCGGCATTACCGAGTGAATTATCAGGAGGAATGCAGCAGCGTGTAGCAATTGCTCGTGCACTGGCGATACACCCTGAAGTAATTTTGATGGATGAACCATTTGCAGCGCTTGACACATTTACTCGTTATTATTTGCAGGATGAGCTTCTTGCCATTCAAAAGGAGGAGCGAACAACGATTTTATTGGTAACACATGATATTGATGAAGCGATTTATTTGGCAGATCGAATATTTATCATGAGTCCCAACCCTGGGCGTATACATCGTGAAATACATGTACGAAGTACCAAGCCTAGAGATCGTGCAGATTCGGAATTCCAACATTTCCGAGAAGTTATTTTTAATGAATTCCATTTTACACAACCGCAGGACACGATTGAATACAACATTTAA
- a CDS encoding ABC transporter substrate-binding protein, whose product MKKYLSLFLILTLLLILSACGKSEENSSSNTVDDKKIVKIGYLPITHAAPLYMQTDKEYEGYAIELVKFGSWPELMDALNTGKIDGASVLIQLAMKAKEQGIDLKAVALGHRDGNVVVVAPNVEKVEDLKGKSFAIPNKYSTHNILLYRMLQDAGINYQDVDVVELPPAEMPAALAEGRIAGYVVAEPFGAISVSLEKGKVLFQSEDIWPNSIDCGLVLRNAFIEKHKDIAKQFVKDYAAAGELMNANDDHAHEVVAKYIKVDKEVLDLSLHWISYNNLKIEKDAYKILRDSLIEMGLSENPPTYDEFVDSSLIEEK is encoded by the coding sequence ATGAAGAAATATTTATCGTTGTTTTTGATATTGACTTTATTACTGATTTTATCAGCTTGTGGAAAAAGTGAAGAGAATAGCAGTTCAAACACAGTAGATGATAAAAAAATCGTTAAAATTGGCTACCTGCCTATTACTCATGCGGCACCATTATACATGCAAACAGACAAAGAATACGAGGGCTACGCTATTGAATTGGTGAAATTTGGGTCTTGGCCAGAGCTAATGGATGCATTAAATACAGGTAAAATAGATGGAGCATCGGTGCTAATTCAGCTTGCTATGAAGGCAAAGGAACAAGGAATCGATTTAAAGGCTGTGGCACTAGGTCATCGTGATGGTAATGTAGTTGTTGTGGCACCTAATGTTGAAAAGGTTGAAGATTTAAAGGGGAAAAGCTTTGCTATTCCAAATAAATACTCCACACATAATATTTTATTGTATCGAATGCTTCAGGACGCTGGGATAAATTATCAGGATGTGGATGTTGTGGAGCTTCCTCCAGCGGAAATGCCAGCTGCTTTAGCGGAAGGACGAATTGCAGGATATGTGGTTGCAGAGCCATTTGGTGCGATTTCTGTATCACTTGAAAAAGGAAAGGTTTTATTCCAGTCTGAAGATATCTGGCCAAACTCTATTGACTGTGGTTTAGTATTACGAAATGCATTTATTGAGAAACACAAAGATATTGCTAAACAATTTGTAAAGGATTATGCGGCTGCAGGTGAGCTGATGAATGCTAATGATGACCATGCTCATGAGGTAGTGGCGAAGTATATAAAAGTGGATAAAGAAGTATTAGATCTATCGTTACATTGGATCTCTTATAATAATTTAAAAATTGAAAAAGATGCCTATAAGATTTTAAGAGATTCACTAATAGAAATGGGCTTATCTGAAAATCCGCCGACATATGATGAATTTGTAGATTCTTCATTGATTGAAGAAAAGTAG
- a CDS encoding ABC transporter permease, whose product MKKIGPILLGLILLLCIWQLVTVIGGHDAALFPPPLNVLTALYEIIKDGSIFEHIQISLFRFFSGYLLAVVVAVILGLFLGRWTKVWSILDPIVQVLRPVSPIAWSPFIVLWFGIGNMPAIVIIFIAAFFPVLLSTVSAVKKVDNVYLRVAANFEMSQFHLLKKIVFPAAFPMIANGLHMALGSAWIFLVAGEMVGAQSGLGFLIVDARNSLSLDLVMAAIIVIGLLGLLLDKAIRYFENWVTKIWGGQGA is encoded by the coding sequence ATGAAAAAAATAGGACCTATTTTACTTGGATTAATACTATTACTTTGCATTTGGCAACTAGTTACAGTGATTGGGGGACATGATGCCGCTTTATTTCCTCCACCATTAAATGTTCTGACAGCTTTATATGAAATCATTAAGGATGGCTCTATTTTTGAGCATATACAAATTAGTCTATTTCGATTTTTTAGTGGTTATTTATTAGCAGTGGTAGTAGCAGTTATTTTGGGACTTTTCCTAGGTAGGTGGACGAAAGTTTGGTCTATTTTAGATCCAATTGTGCAAGTGCTACGCCCTGTTTCACCAATTGCATGGTCACCATTTATTGTCTTGTGGTTTGGCATTGGCAATATGCCAGCTATTGTAATTATTTTTATTGCTGCGTTTTTTCCTGTACTACTATCAACGGTGTCGGCAGTGAAAAAAGTGGATAATGTTTATCTACGAGTTGCAGCAAATTTTGAAATGTCTCAGTTCCATTTATTGAAAAAAATAGTTTTTCCAGCTGCCTTTCCAATGATTGCAAATGGCTTGCACATGGCTTTAGGTAGTGCATGGATATTTCTTGTGGCGGGCGAAATGGTAGGTGCACAATCTGGTCTTGGATTTTTAATAGTGGATGCACGAAATTCACTTAGTTTGGATTTAGTCATGGCAGCTATTATTGTGATTGGTCTACTAGGCTTACTTTTAGACAAAGCCATCCGCTATTTTGAAAATTGGGTGACAAAAATCTGGGGAGGACAGGGAGCATAG
- a CDS encoding winged helix-turn-helix transcriptional regulator, with amino-acid sequence MKTRYDLPCNIAQTLNIIGDRWTLLILHELLIGQSNFNDIKLNLPGLSANLLSARLKSLEEAGLVASTLYSAHPPRYAYSLTDAGKALEPIFNAMILWGSEHLDQCYKEIVDAKTGERVEIGYYAKNSGERIDTIQIRPIAK; translated from the coding sequence ATGAAAACACGCTATGACTTACCATGCAATATTGCACAAACTTTAAATATTATCGGTGATCGCTGGACTTTACTCATTTTGCACGAGCTTCTAATTGGCCAATCAAATTTTAATGATATTAAATTAAATTTGCCAGGGCTTTCAGCGAATCTCTTATCTGCACGCTTAAAATCATTGGAAGAGGCTGGATTAGTAGCATCAACCCTTTACTCAGCACATCCACCTCGCTATGCCTATTCACTAACAGATGCAGGTAAGGCATTGGAGCCAATATTTAACGCCATGATTTTATGGGGTAGTGAACATTTAGACCAGTGCTACAAGGAAATTGTTGATGCGAAGACAGGAGAACGTGTAGAGATTGGCTATTATGCAAAAAATTCGGGTGAACGTATTGATACCATTCAAATACGCCCCATTGCAAAATAG
- a CDS encoding DUF4242 domain-containing protein: MNLYLVESTVNEITNKEQFSALVERISDSQDVAVIEVQVAKDFSRAYFIVEANEEAQATAALIAQHVQADLVKEVRLVGKELEDVKQNQEVVNYLVEWEIPAEITMDQYLARKKKNSVHYEEVPEVHFSRTYVCEDMSKCLCFYDAPDEAAVKRAREAVQTPITSLTELADK; this comes from the coding sequence ATGAATTTATATTTGGTAGAATCAACAGTAAATGAAATTACAAACAAAGAACAATTTTCAGCATTAGTGGAGCGCATTAGTGATTCACAGGATGTGGCAGTGATTGAGGTGCAGGTAGCTAAAGATTTCAGCCGCGCTTACTTCATTGTAGAAGCTAATGAAGAGGCACAAGCAACTGCGGCATTAATAGCTCAGCATGTACAAGCTGATTTAGTGAAGGAAGTACGTCTTGTCGGTAAAGAGCTGGAAGATGTAAAGCAAAATCAGGAAGTAGTGAATTACTTAGTGGAGTGGGAAATTCCTGCGGAGATTACAATGGATCAATACTTAGCACGTAAAAAGAAAAATTCAGTTCACTACGAAGAAGTACCAGAAGTACATTTTTCACGTACTTATGTTTGTGAGGATATGTCGAAATGCTTATGTTTCTATGATGCACCAGATGAAGCGGCAGTAAAACGAGCTCGGGAGGCTGTACAAACACCAATTACATCGTTAACAGAATTAGCAGATAAGTAA
- a CDS encoding acyl-CoA dehydrogenase family protein, whose amino-acid sequence MAEEAVVLQALIDEKLKPLVKKIDEEAYYAEEYLFALGKAGFFQSTHKDEESTLLDELTIVQETAKVCMTTAFCLWCHLAALTYIRKTSNSELRAVVLPLLEGGELLGATGLSNPMKFYAGLEKLHLSAERVDSGYVLNGVLPAVSNLADNHWFGAIACYEGKEVMLFVNTNNSAITLKEKVHFLGVNGSATYSCKFDKVFVADEYVIAHDASLFVDTIRPTFVLYQIPLGFGVMEACIEGIEKVKAKQNGCNEYLQVQADELAKELQQLQEALQLNVLAGGTDLYEICQLRLQTVYATLAAVQANMLHNGSAGYIVGSTPSRKLREAYFFANLTPTVRQLEKMSKVLKIAE is encoded by the coding sequence ATGGCAGAAGAAGCGGTAGTTTTACAGGCTTTAATCGATGAAAAATTAAAACCGTTGGTAAAAAAGATTGATGAGGAAGCTTATTATGCGGAGGAATATTTATTTGCCCTTGGAAAAGCAGGCTTTTTCCAATCAACACATAAGGATGAAGAAAGTACACTTCTTGATGAGCTAACAATTGTACAAGAAACGGCAAAGGTCTGTATGACAACTGCATTCTGCCTATGGTGCCACCTTGCTGCATTAACATATATTCGTAAAACGAGCAATTCTGAGTTACGTGCAGTAGTATTACCTTTACTTGAGGGTGGAGAGTTACTCGGAGCCACAGGTTTATCGAATCCTATGAAGTTTTATGCAGGTCTAGAAAAGCTTCATTTATCAGCTGAACGTGTTGATAGTGGCTATGTTTTAAACGGTGTGTTACCTGCCGTTTCCAACTTGGCTGATAATCATTGGTTTGGAGCTATTGCCTGTTATGAAGGAAAAGAAGTAATGCTATTCGTCAATACAAATAATTCAGCAATCACTCTAAAAGAAAAAGTTCATTTCTTAGGGGTAAATGGTAGTGCCACTTATAGCTGTAAATTTGATAAAGTCTTTGTAGCTGATGAATATGTAATAGCACATGATGCAAGTTTATTTGTTGATACGATTCGACCAACATTTGTCTTGTATCAAATACCACTAGGCTTTGGTGTGATGGAGGCATGCATTGAAGGAATTGAAAAAGTAAAAGCAAAGCAGAATGGCTGTAATGAGTATTTACAGGTTCAGGCGGATGAACTTGCAAAAGAGCTTCAGCAATTACAAGAAGCTTTACAATTAAACGTACTAGCAGGTGGAACGGATTTATATGAAATTTGTCAGCTTCGCTTACAGACAGTCTATGCCACATTGGCAGCAGTACAGGCAAATATGCTGCATAATGGATCTGCTGGTTATATCGTGGGTAGTACACCTTCACGCAAGCTTCGAGAGGCCTATTTTTTCGCTAATTTAACACCAACAGTTAGACAGCTTGAGAAAATGTCAAAAGTTTTAAAAATCGCAGAATAA
- a CDS encoding catalase: MKGDCVDKSKSNQRKNLEENAKDQQLEQFRVDNKGTKMTTNQGLKVSNDEDSLKAGVRGPTIMEDFHLREKITHFDHERIPERVVHARGYAAHGEFELYESMKEYTRANFLQDTSKKTPVFVRFSTVVGSLGSMDTARDVRGFATKFYTDEGNYDLVGNNIPVFFIQDAIKFPDLIHAVKPEPHNDMPQAASAHDTFWDFVANNQEIAHMVMWVMSDRAIPRSFRMMEGFGVHAFRFVNEKGKSRFVKFHWKPVLGVHSLVWDEAQIIGGKDSDFQRRDLWEAIEIGDYPEFELGVQMLEPEDEFKFDFDILDATKLWPEEIVPVKKIGKMTLNRNVDNVFAETEQVAFHPGNVVPGIDFTNDPLLQGRLFSYLDTQLIRLGGPNFAEIPINRPVCPIHNNQRNGFSRQAINLGRVSYHKNSLANNTPSPATAKEGGYVHYEEKVEGRITRARSKSFDDHFSQARLFWNSMSPPEKQHIIEAFSFEVGKVKSKSVRQQVVNMFVRVDKAMATTIADNVGVNRPTGEQINVTASSPALSQANTIKVPQTLKVGVLIGDGFDANEVGEVLKYLTRQGVRYSIISDRLGVVTSSNGVQLTATETFITTDAVLFDSLYVVGVKANNQAKFNTHIVNYMNESYRHYKPIGIATTGTTFFNMSNANVGPGIVLATGNKDFAKKYVDAIAQQRFWQRNIY; encoded by the coding sequence ATGAAAGGGGATTGTGTGGATAAATCTAAGTCGAATCAACGCAAAAATTTGGAGGAGAATGCAAAGGATCAGCAGCTAGAGCAATTTCGTGTCGATAATAAAGGAACAAAGATGACGACAAATCAGGGACTTAAAGTTTCAAATGATGAGGATTCGTTGAAAGCCGGGGTACGTGGCCCAACGATAATGGAGGATTTTCATCTTAGAGAAAAAATAACCCATTTTGATCATGAGCGTATCCCGGAGCGTGTTGTTCATGCAAGAGGCTATGCTGCTCACGGTGAATTTGAATTGTACGAGTCGATGAAAGAATATACGAGAGCTAACTTTTTACAGGATACTAGCAAGAAAACGCCTGTGTTTGTTAGGTTCTCCACGGTCGTTGGAAGTCTAGGCTCGATGGATACAGCTCGCGATGTACGTGGGTTTGCCACAAAATTTTACACAGATGAGGGCAATTATGATTTAGTTGGAAATAATATACCTGTCTTTTTTATTCAGGATGCCATTAAGTTTCCAGATTTAATTCATGCAGTAAAACCAGAGCCTCATAATGATATGCCACAGGCTGCCTCTGCGCATGATACATTTTGGGACTTTGTCGCGAATAATCAAGAAATTGCACATATGGTGATGTGGGTTATGTCGGATCGAGCAATCCCTAGAAGCTTTCGGATGATGGAGGGCTTCGGTGTCCATGCATTCCGTTTCGTCAATGAAAAAGGAAAGTCAAGATTTGTGAAGTTTCATTGGAAGCCTGTGCTAGGTGTTCATTCATTGGTTTGGGATGAGGCACAAATTATCGGTGGGAAGGATTCAGATTTTCAACGACGTGATTTATGGGAGGCAATTGAAATTGGTGATTACCCTGAATTTGAGCTAGGTGTGCAGATGCTTGAGCCAGAGGATGAATTTAAATTTGATTTTGATATTTTAGATGCAACAAAGCTTTGGCCTGAAGAAATAGTGCCTGTGAAAAAAATTGGCAAAATGACCTTGAATCGTAATGTGGATAATGTTTTTGCTGAAACAGAACAGGTCGCCTTTCATCCAGGAAATGTAGTACCAGGTATAGATTTTACCAATGATCCACTTTTACAGGGACGTCTATTTTCTTATTTAGATACACAGCTTATTCGCCTAGGTGGACCTAACTTTGCAGAAATACCGATTAATCGACCAGTTTGCCCAATTCACAACAATCAACGCAATGGCTTTAGTCGACAAGCCATCAATTTAGGAAGGGTCAGTTATCATAAAAACTCTTTGGCAAATAATACTCCTTCACCAGCTACTGCAAAGGAGGGTGGCTATGTCCACTATGAGGAAAAGGTGGAAGGCCGAATTACACGAGCGCGAAGTAAATCCTTTGATGATCACTTTTCACAGGCAAGGTTATTCTGGAATAGTATGTCGCCTCCGGAAAAGCAGCATATTATAGAAGCTTTTAGCTTTGAGGTAGGAAAAGTAAAAAGTAAATCCGTACGTCAGCAGGTCGTCAATATGTTTGTTCGAGTGGATAAAGCGATGGCAACAACAATAGCAGATAATGTTGGTGTCAATCGACCAACCGGTGAACAAATAAATGTTACAGCATCCTCCCCAGCATTGAGCCAAGCTAATACTATAAAAGTACCTCAAACACTAAAGGTTGGAGTTCTAATTGGTGATGGTTTTGATGCTAATGAGGTGGGAGAAGTGCTGAAGTATTTAACGAGACAAGGCGTGCGATATAGTATTATTTCAGATAGGTTAGGGGTAGTGACTAGTAGTAATGGAGTACAATTAACCGCAACTGAAACATTTATCACAACTGATGCAGTATTATTTGATTCATTATACGTTGTAGGTGTAAAGGCAAATAATCAGGCAAAGTTCAATACACATATTGTTAACTACATGAACGAATCATATCGACATTATAAGCCAATTGGTATTGCTACAACGGGAACTACATTTTTTAATATGTCTAATGCAAATGTAGGACCAGGGATTGTACTGGCAACAGGTAATAAAGATTTTGCTAAAAAATATGTAGATGCCATTGCCCAGCAACGTTTTTGGCAGCGCAATATTTATTAA